One window of the Cyanobacterium stanieri LEGE 03274 genome contains the following:
- a CDS encoding MotA/TolQ/ExbB proton channel family protein, which translates to MPNSITNNRQELDINLPLVLLFSSLLTIAIYSLLLPFRDTYLGILLIDRGITQYLVVFLSCFVISSTLDKFFKIKTEFKTLKKLEIPPNIPLENHKSVKVKQMCEYFSESGNLVDNRLSRVLSAYIYSGSRKTSGELALDDSSFYLSASESSYTFPRILVWAIPLLGFVGTVLGISQAVNGFSGFLDSASEVDQIREGIGTVTGGLAVAFDTTLLALLLSVVVMIPLVLVERIESQLLLQIDIFINDKILPRFSEKETSSTSSLDKETISKTINQAIKESLPTPEELIQPAEIYAREAAQNLLKEFLHQFNQIQTQESELVEGIKEVNRIILTDREKIIQSYQEQQNFNATLVDDIKLLIHQIKEHNNLSQVELDQQINTFKNQLENIAFILDTKINSLQKSSEQIAQLSKLENSFSGMVRALESAGKMENSLNIIQEQITLLQPVIKDLSKPRVVRLIEEIEP; encoded by the coding sequence ATGCCCAATTCAATCACTAATAATCGTCAGGAATTAGATATTAATCTACCCCTCGTGTTATTATTTTCTAGTCTCTTGACCATTGCTATATACAGTTTATTATTACCTTTTAGAGACACTTATTTGGGGATTTTATTAATAGACAGAGGTATCACACAATATTTAGTAGTATTTCTTTCTTGTTTCGTTATCAGTAGCACCCTTGATAAATTTTTTAAAATCAAAACAGAATTTAAAACCCTCAAAAAATTAGAAATTCCCCCTAATATCCCCCTCGAAAATCATAAATCAGTTAAAGTAAAACAAATGTGTGAATACTTTTCTGAATCAGGGAATTTAGTTGATAATAGACTATCAAGAGTTTTAAGCGCCTATATTTATTCAGGGAGTAGAAAAACATCTGGTGAATTAGCCCTTGACGATTCCTCCTTTTACCTGAGTGCCTCAGAATCATCCTACACCTTTCCCCGTATCTTAGTTTGGGCAATACCTCTTTTGGGTTTTGTGGGTACAGTATTAGGTATTAGTCAAGCGGTAAATGGCTTCTCTGGCTTTTTGGATAGTGCTTCAGAAGTTGACCAAATTCGGGAAGGTATCGGCACTGTTACGGGGGGTTTGGCGGTGGCTTTTGATACTACCTTACTGGCTTTATTATTGAGTGTGGTGGTGATGATTCCCCTCGTTTTAGTAGAAAGAATAGAATCACAGTTACTCTTGCAGATAGATATTTTTATCAATGATAAAATTTTACCTCGATTTTCAGAAAAAGAAACCTCCTCTACTTCTTCCCTCGACAAAGAAACTATCAGCAAAACGATTAATCAGGCTATCAAAGAATCTTTACCTACCCCTGAAGAATTAATTCAACCTGCGGAAATTTATGCAAGGGAAGCCGCCCAAAATCTACTTAAAGAATTTCTCCACCAATTTAACCAAATTCAAACCCAAGAATCGGAGTTAGTAGAAGGAATAAAAGAGGTTAATAGAATTATTCTCACCGACAGAGAAAAAATAATTCAATCTTATCAAGAGCAACAAAATTTTAATGCTACCCTAGTGGATGATATTAAATTATTAATTCATCAAATAAAAGAACATAATAATCTTAGTCAAGTTGAACTTGATCAACAAATTAATACTTTTAAAAATCAACTGGAAAATATCGCTTTTATCCTAGATACTAAAATTAATTCTCTCCAAAAATCTAGCGAACAAATTGCTCAATTATCAAAATTAGAAAATAGTTTTAGTGGAATGGTAAGGGCGCTCGAAAGTGCAGGTAAAATGGAAAATTCCCTTAACATAATTCAAGAACAAATCACCCTTTTACAACCTGTTATTAAAGATTTGAGTAAACCCAGAGTAGTTCGTTTAATAGAAGAAATTGAACCGTAA
- the tsaD gene encoding tRNA (adenosine(37)-N6)-threonylcarbamoyltransferase complex transferase subunit TsaD, producing MATILAIESSCDDTSVAVVCDRTVLSNVVASQIKLHQTYGGVVPELASRQHLEMVNPCIARALEESGLGWDGIDAIASTVTPGLVGSLMVGVIAGKTLAMVHNKPFLGVHHLEGHVYASYLAQPDLNPPFLCLLVSGGHTSLIHVKGCGEYENIGSTRDDAAGEAFDKVARLLNLGYPGGPIIDKLAKEGNPQGFKLPEGRVSLPNNQGFHPYDSSFSGLKTAVLRLVTKLKEEMGEENLPITDLCASFQATVAKALTKRAVRACLDLGLDTIAVGGGVAANSGLRDCMQSACQEHGLRVYFPPLKYCTDNAAMIGCAAAEHFNHKVRSPLNLEVSSRMSIERVRELYLSSSQG from the coding sequence ATGGCGACTATTCTAGCAATTGAAAGTAGTTGTGATGATACCAGTGTGGCGGTGGTGTGCGATCGCACCGTTTTAAGTAATGTGGTGGCATCCCAGATAAAATTACATCAAACCTATGGGGGAGTAGTGCCTGAGTTGGCTTCTAGGCAACATTTGGAAATGGTTAACCCCTGTATTGCTAGAGCCTTGGAGGAGTCGGGGTTAGGTTGGGATGGTATAGATGCGATCGCCTCTACGGTAACCCCCGGGTTAGTGGGTTCGTTGATGGTGGGGGTAATAGCGGGAAAAACCCTCGCTATGGTACATAATAAACCTTTTTTGGGGGTTCATCACCTCGAAGGTCATGTTTATGCCTCTTACCTCGCCCAGCCCGATTTAAACCCCCCTTTCCTCTGTCTTTTGGTGTCGGGGGGGCATACTAGCCTGATTCATGTTAAAGGTTGCGGAGAATACGAAAATATCGGCTCTACCCGTGACGATGCGGCGGGGGAGGCGTTTGATAAGGTGGCAAGGTTGTTAAATTTGGGCTATCCGGGGGGGCCTATCATTGATAAATTAGCAAAAGAAGGTAATCCCCAAGGCTTTAAGTTACCTGAAGGGCGAGTTTCCTTACCTAATAATCAGGGTTTTCATCCCTATGATTCGAGTTTTAGTGGTTTAAAAACGGCGGTGTTGCGTTTGGTAACTAAGTTAAAGGAGGAAATGGGGGAGGAAAATTTACCCATCACTGATTTATGTGCTAGTTTTCAGGCTACCGTAGCCAAGGCCTTGACAAAAAGAGCCGTTAGGGCTTGTTTAGATTTGGGCTTAGATACTATTGCGGTGGGGGGTGGAGTGGCGGCCAATAGTGGGTTGCGGGATTGTATGCAATCGGCTTGTCAGGAGCATGGTTTGAGGGTTTATTTTCCTCCTCTTAAGTATTGCACCGATAATGCTGCCATGATTGGTTGTGCGGCCGCAGAACATTTTAATCATAAGGTGCGATCGCCCCTTAACCTTGAAGTATCATCAAGGATGAGCATAGAAAGAGTAAGAGAATTGTATTTATCCTCCTCTCAGGGATAG
- a CDS encoding Photosystem I reaction center subunit III, whose translation MGKIFSLVLAFTLSLTLWGNFSAPAHADLSHLTPCSESAAYQAKAKNFRNTTDDPQSGQKRAERYAEALCGPEGYPRLVVDGRLDHAGDFIIPGLLFLYVAGWIGWVGRAYLIAIRGEKDTEMKEIIIDVPLAFNKMLLGFSWPLQALAELKSGALTAKDSEIPISPR comes from the coding sequence ATGGGTAAAATATTCAGTCTCGTATTAGCATTTACACTTTCACTAACACTATGGGGCAACTTCAGCGCCCCCGCTCACGCAGATTTATCTCACCTCACTCCCTGTAGTGAATCTGCCGCTTATCAGGCAAAAGCCAAAAACTTCCGCAATACCACCGATGATCCTCAATCTGGACAAAAAAGAGCCGAAAGATATGCCGAAGCCCTCTGCGGCCCTGAAGGCTATCCTCGCTTAGTAGTAGATGGCAGATTAGATCACGCAGGTGATTTTATCATCCCCGGTTTACTATTTCTCTATGTAGCAGGTTGGATTGGTTGGGTAGGTCGTGCCTATCTTATCGCCATCAGAGGGGAAAAAGATACCGAAATGAAAGAAATCATCATCGATGTACCCCTAGCATTCAATAAAATGTTACTTGGCTTTAGCTGGCCTTTACAAGCATTAGCAGAGCTAAAATCTGGCGCATTAACTGCTAAAGATTCTGAAATTCCTATTTCACCTCGCTAA
- the psaJ gene encoding photosystem I reaction center subunit IX: MKGLPAFLSTAPVLITALLVFTAGLLIEFNRFFPDLLFHPMG, translated from the coding sequence ATGAAAGGTTTACCTGCTTTTTTATCTACCGCACCTGTGTTAATTACTGCATTGTTAGTATTTACAGCGGGTCTATTAATTGAATTTAACCGCTTTTTTCCTGATCTTTTATTCCATCCCATGGGATAA
- a CDS encoding type I glyceraldehyde-3-phosphate dehydrogenase produces the protein MVRIAINGFGRIGRNFLRCLLTRENSDLELVGINDTSDPHTNAHLLRYDSMLGKLDADIKADDNSLIVNGKTIKCVSDRNPLNLPWADWGVDMVIESTGVFVTEEGASKHIQAGAKKVLITAPGKGGNIGTYVVGVNHEDYDHDKHNIVSNASCTTNCLAPVAKVLHENFGIIKGTMTTTHSYTGDQRLLDASHRDLRRARAAAVNIVPTSTGAAKAVALVLPDLKGKLNGIALRVPTPNVSVVDLVVQVEKSTIAEQVNDVLKEASEGSLKGILGYNDLPLVSCDYRGSDVSSIVDASLTMVMAGDMVKVVAWYDNEWGYSQRVVDLAELVAKKWK, from the coding sequence GTGGTTAGAATAGCTATTAATGGTTTTGGAAGAATTGGACGTAACTTCTTACGTTGTCTGTTAACTAGAGAAAACAGCGACCTAGAATTAGTCGGTATCAACGACACTTCCGATCCCCATACTAACGCACATCTTCTCAGATATGATTCCATGCTGGGAAAACTAGACGCTGATATTAAAGCCGACGACAACTCTTTAATCGTTAACGGTAAAACTATTAAATGTGTATCAGATCGTAATCCTCTCAATCTACCTTGGGCTGATTGGGGCGTAGATATGGTTATCGAATCTACTGGGGTGTTTGTTACCGAAGAAGGAGCATCCAAACACATTCAAGCGGGAGCAAAAAAAGTATTAATCACCGCCCCCGGTAAAGGTGGTAACATTGGTACTTATGTTGTCGGTGTTAACCATGAAGACTATGACCACGACAAACATAACATCGTTAGTAACGCTAGTTGTACTACTAACTGTTTAGCTCCCGTTGCCAAAGTATTACATGAAAACTTTGGTATTATCAAAGGTACTATGACCACCACCCACAGTTATACTGGGGATCAACGCTTATTAGATGCTAGTCACAGAGACTTAAGACGTGCGCGGGCAGCGGCGGTCAACATTGTACCTACTAGCACTGGTGCTGCTAAGGCTGTAGCCCTTGTATTACCAGATCTTAAAGGTAAATTAAATGGTATCGCTTTAAGGGTTCCTACTCCTAATGTTTCTGTGGTCGATTTAGTAGTACAAGTAGAAAAGAGTACCATTGCTGAACAGGTTAATGATGTACTTAAAGAGGCTTCTGAAGGTTCTTTAAAAGGAATTTTAGGTTATAACGACTTACCTTTAGTATCCTGTGATTATCGTGGAAGTGATGTATCTTCTATTGTAGATGCTAGTTTAACCATGGTAATGGCAGGGGATATGGTTAAGGTTGTGGCTTGGTATGACAACGAATGGGGTTATTCTCAAAGGGTTGTTGACTTAGCTGAATTAGTGGCTAAAAAATGGAAATAA
- a CDS encoding nitrate ABC transporter ATP-binding protein (This model describes the ATP binding subunits of ATP-binding cassette (ABC) transporters for nitrate transport, or for bicarbonate transport, in bacteria and archaea.), giving the protein MQTVTNSQVKLSKEDQAFLNISDVSKVYPTETGEYVVLDGVNLQVKKGEFICLIGHSGCGKSTLLNMVAGFHGPSSGTVTLHDQPITEPGPDRMMVFQNYSLLPWKSAYENIYLAVNTVYADKSDLEKKEIVNHHLEMVGLTEAATKKPGQISGGMKQRVAIARALAIKPEVLILDEPFGALDAITKEELQEELLKIWADYGLTVLMITHDIDEALFLADRIVMMTNGPSAKVGEIMEIPFDRPRIRERVTEDPRYYELRNEAIDFLYNRYAHSEDPQDTEEMDMEEEPVNKGKILGAIAGVVLAGIVGVTMWQSFSSRPASTPATVESVN; this is encoded by the coding sequence ATGCAAACCGTGACAAATTCTCAAGTGAAGTTATCAAAAGAAGATCAGGCTTTTTTAAATATCAGTGATGTTTCTAAGGTATATCCCACAGAAACTGGCGAATATGTGGTTTTAGATGGGGTAAATCTTCAGGTAAAAAAAGGCGAATTTATCTGCTTAATTGGTCATTCTGGTTGTGGAAAATCAACCCTTTTAAACATGGTAGCAGGATTTCATGGCCCTTCTAGTGGCACTGTCACTCTCCATGATCAACCCATTACCGAGCCAGGCCCTGATCGCATGATGGTGTTTCAAAATTATTCTTTATTGCCTTGGAAAAGTGCCTATGAGAATATTTATCTAGCGGTTAATACGGTTTATGCTGATAAATCTGATTTGGAGAAGAAAGAAATTGTTAATCATCATCTGGAAATGGTGGGTTTAACTGAGGCGGCCACTAAAAAACCGGGACAGATTTCGGGGGGAATGAAACAACGGGTGGCGATCGCCCGTGCATTGGCCATCAAACCTGAGGTGTTGATCTTAGATGAGCCTTTTGGAGCTCTTGATGCCATTACCAAGGAGGAGTTGCAAGAGGAGTTATTAAAAATCTGGGCAGATTATGGTTTGACAGTATTAATGATTACCCATGATATTGATGAAGCCTTATTTTTAGCCGATCGCATCGTGATGATGACCAATGGGCCTAGTGCTAAGGTGGGGGAAATTATGGAGATTCCCTTTGATCGTCCTCGTATTCGGGAACGGGTAACCGAAGATCCTCGTTATTATGAATTACGCAACGAAGCCATCGACTTTTTGTACAATCGTTATGCACATTCTGAAGATCCTCAGGATACCGAAGAAATGGACATGGAGGAAGAGCCTGTTAATAAGGGTAAAATTTTAGGGGCGATCGCAGGGGTTGTCTTAGCAGGTATTGTCGGAGTAACCATGTGGCAATCCTTCAGCAGTCGTCCCGCCTCCACCCCCGCCACCGTTGAATCTGTCAATTAA
- a CDS encoding nitrate ABC transporter ATP-binding protein (This model describes the ATP binding subunits of ATP-binding cassette (ABC) transporters for nitrate transport, or for bicarbonate transport, in bacteria and archaea.): protein MSSFIEIDQLDKIFPLADGGQYIALKNIDLKIKKGEFISLIGHSGCGKSTLLNMVSGLDLPTNGGVILEGRQIEGPGPDRMVVFQNYSLLPWLTVRQNIALAVNEVMKDLSPAEKKAIVNQAITMVGLRHAANKKPGQLSGGMKQRVAIARALAIKPKVLLLDEPFGALDALTRGNLQERLMEIVEQNHVTTIMVTHDVDEALLLSDRVVMLTTGPEAHIGQILEVPIPRPRHRLEVVNHPSYYALRNEMVYFLNQQKRSNKTKTVVGPVTISANGLEKINLNLGFMPLTDSAPLIIAKEKGFFEEEGLSQVTLSRESSWKTICSGVAENRLDGASMLAGMPLSMTLGARGKAPVSVVTAMVLSRNGNSITLSKKFAQQGVKTLEDLQRAIASTPDAVHTFGMVHPSSMHNLMLRYWLASGGIDPDQDVALSVIPPAQMVANLKAGNIDGYCVGEPWNTHSVLDDYGYVIATDLDIWASHPEKVLGVKEEWANKYPLTHIALIKALIRACEYCDDRRNRQEILEILAKPEYLGVSPQYLKPGFTEPYRRNLDDEPENLLRYNQFFVDQANYPSRSEGLWVLTQLARWGYISFPRNWIEVLERVRRPELLGEALRQLNLPDSAPNRQNFTLFDGMVFNPDDPLGYLERLTIKRDFRVTEALLDQPVG, encoded by the coding sequence ATGTCTTCATTTATAGAAATTGATCAACTAGACAAAATATTTCCCCTCGCTGACGGTGGACAATACATCGCCCTGAAAAACATTGATCTAAAAATCAAAAAAGGGGAATTTATCTCCCTTATTGGTCATTCTGGCTGTGGTAAATCCACCCTCTTAAATATGGTGTCAGGGTTAGACTTACCCACCAACGGCGGTGTAATCCTTGAGGGAAGACAAATCGAAGGACCAGGGCCCGATCGCATGGTGGTTTTTCAAAACTACTCCCTGCTGCCATGGTTAACCGTTAGGCAAAACATCGCCTTGGCTGTCAATGAGGTAATGAAAGATTTATCCCCCGCCGAAAAAAAAGCCATCGTTAATCAAGCTATTACCATGGTAGGTTTACGCCATGCGGCCAACAAAAAACCGGGGCAACTTTCGGGGGGTATGAAACAGCGAGTGGCGATCGCCCGTGCCTTAGCCATCAAACCTAAAGTATTATTACTAGACGAACCCTTTGGAGCGTTGGATGCCCTCACCCGAGGAAACTTACAGGAAAGATTAATGGAAATCGTGGAGCAAAACCATGTAACCACCATTATGGTAACCCACGATGTGGATGAAGCCCTATTATTATCAGATCGGGTAGTGATGCTCACCACCGGACCAGAAGCCCATATCGGACAGATCCTCGAAGTACCTATCCCCCGTCCACGACACCGCCTAGAGGTGGTAAATCACCCCAGTTACTACGCCCTACGTAACGAAATGGTCTATTTCCTCAACCAACAAAAACGCTCCAACAAAACTAAAACCGTGGTGGGACCGGTTACAATTTCTGCTAACGGATTGGAAAAAATCAACCTCAACTTGGGTTTCATGCCCCTTACTGACTCCGCCCCCCTCATCATTGCCAAAGAAAAAGGTTTCTTTGAGGAAGAAGGATTGAGTCAAGTTACCCTTAGCCGTGAAAGTAGTTGGAAAACCATCTGTTCTGGGGTGGCCGAAAATCGCCTTGATGGGGCTTCTATGTTGGCAGGAATGCCCCTAAGTATGACCCTGGGGGCAAGGGGCAAAGCTCCCGTTTCCGTGGTCACTGCCATGGTATTGAGCCGTAATGGTAACTCCATCACCCTGAGTAAAAAATTCGCCCAACAAGGAGTTAAAACCCTAGAAGACTTACAAAGGGCGATCGCCTCTACCCCAGACGCAGTCCATACCTTCGGCATGGTTCACCCCTCCTCCATGCACAACTTGATGTTACGTTACTGGTTAGCCTCTGGAGGCATCGATCCCGACCAAGATGTCGCCCTTTCTGTGATTCCCCCCGCCCAGATGGTAGCTAACCTCAAGGCAGGAAACATTGATGGTTATTGTGTAGGAGAACCTTGGAACACCCATTCAGTGTTGGACGATTATGGATATGTCATCGCCACCGACTTAGATATATGGGCAAGTCACCCCGAAAAAGTGTTGGGGGTAAAAGAGGAATGGGCTAATAAATATCCCCTTACCCATATCGCCTTGATTAAAGCCCTCATCAGAGCCTGTGAATATTGCGATGATCGCCGTAACCGTCAAGAAATTTTAGAAATTTTGGCAAAACCCGAATATTTGGGAGTCTCCCCACAATATCTCAAACCAGGGTTCACCGAACCCTATCGCCGTAACCTAGACGATGAACCAGAAAACCTCCTACGGTACAATCAATTTTTTGTGGATCAAGCCAATTACCCCTCCCGCTCAGAGGGATTATGGGTACTAACACAGTTGGCAAGATGGGGTTATATTTCTTTCCCCCGTAACTGGATTGAGGTTTTGGAAAGGGTTCGTCGCCCAGAACTTTTAGGGGAGGCGTTGCGCCAGTTGAACTTACCTGATTCTGCCCCTAACCGTCAAAATTTCACCCTTTTTGATGGCATGGTATTTAATCCTGATGATCCCCTTGGTTACCTTGAAAGGCTCACCATCAAGCGCGATTTTCGAGTTACCGAGGCACTGTTAGATCAGCCCGTGGGATAA
- the ntrB gene encoding nitrate ABC transporter permease has translation MVAQASLRKKKNPINSTIKNIVKSPQKIIAPIVALVVLLVIWQIVASPDDVTLPTPIEVIQDTWNPYIIDPFFDNGGVDKGLFWQILASLQRVAIGFSLATVVGIALGILIGSNKLFYAALDPIFQVLRTIPPLAWLPISLAAMRQADPSAIFVIFITAIWPIIINTTVGVQQIPQDYRNVSRVLHLSKVTFFFNILIPSTLPYIFTGLKIGIGLSWLAIIAAEMLVGGVGIGFFIWDAYNSGFMSEIIIALVYVGIVGLLLDRLVSLIASFVVTEEQK, from the coding sequence ATGGTTGCTCAAGCTAGTTTACGGAAAAAAAAGAACCCCATCAACTCAACAATCAAGAATATTGTTAAATCTCCTCAAAAAATAATTGCCCCCATCGTTGCCCTAGTTGTCTTATTGGTAATCTGGCAAATTGTCGCCTCCCCTGATGATGTCACCCTACCTACCCCCATCGAAGTAATTCAAGACACCTGGAATCCTTATATTATCGATCCTTTCTTTGATAACGGTGGCGTTGATAAAGGACTATTTTGGCAAATTCTCGCCAGTTTACAGCGGGTGGCCATTGGTTTCTCCCTCGCTACCGTTGTCGGTATTGCCCTAGGAATTTTAATCGGTAGTAACAAACTATTTTATGCTGCCCTAGATCCTATTTTTCAGGTACTCAGAACTATTCCCCCCCTCGCTTGGTTGCCCATCTCCCTAGCCGCCATGCGTCAAGCCGATCCTAGTGCTATCTTTGTAATTTTTATTACTGCCATTTGGCCAATCATTATTAATACCACCGTAGGGGTGCAACAAATTCCCCAAGATTATCGTAACGTTTCGAGAGTATTACACCTTTCTAAAGTAACCTTCTTTTTTAATATTCTCATTCCCTCCACCCTTCCCTATATTTTTACAGGTTTAAAAATTGGTATCGGTTTATCTTGGTTAGCGATTATCGCTGCTGAAATGTTAGTAGGTGGTGTGGGAATTGGTTTTTTTATCTGGGATGCTTACAACAGTGGTTTTATGTCAGAAATCATTATCGCCCTGGTGTATGTGGGTATTGTTGGTTTACTGCTCGATCGCCTCGTAAGTTTGATCGCCTCCTTCGTAGTTACCGAAGAACAAAAATAG
- a CDS encoding CmpA/NrtA family ABC transporter substrate-binding protein — protein sequence MSRLSRRKFLVTSGLTAVGAAILHGCGADTNTTTNVEQVETIDMGENAPEITSAKFGFIALTDASPLIIALEKGIFAKYGMTDVEVLKQASWPVTRDNIELGSAGGGIDGAHILTPMPYQMTLGTTTNEPVPMYILARLNTNGQGISVSNAFPDVTLDSAERLQEAVAQAKAEGRDFTAAMTFPGGTHDLWMRYWLAANGVNPDGDASVVPVPPPQMVANMRTNTMDTFCVGEPWNAQLVGQGEGYSALVTGELWNNHPEKAFAMRKDWVDQHPKAARALLMAVLEAQQWCDRPENVEEMCQIVSQNKWFRVPYEDIVERSKGNIDFGTGRVEENFEYAMKFWRDNASYPYKSHDLWFLTENIRWGYIPQDTDTQALVEQVNREDLWREAAEAIGTPADQIPTETSRGVETFFDGTTFDPENPQAYLDSLEFKSI from the coding sequence ATGAGCAGATTATCCCGTAGAAAATTTCTTGTCACCAGTGGTTTAACCGCCGTAGGAGCGGCAATATTACATGGTTGCGGTGCGGACACCAACACAACCACCAACGTTGAACAAGTAGAAACCATTGATATGGGAGAAAATGCTCCCGAAATTACTTCCGCTAAATTTGGTTTTATCGCCCTCACCGATGCTTCTCCCCTAATTATTGCCCTTGAAAAAGGAATTTTTGCCAAATATGGCATGACCGATGTGGAGGTACTAAAACAAGCCTCCTGGCCTGTGACTCGGGATAACATTGAATTAGGTTCGGCGGGTGGTGGTATTGACGGAGCGCACATCTTAACACCCATGCCCTATCAAATGACCTTGGGAACGACCACCAATGAACCAGTACCTATGTATATTTTGGCCCGTCTTAATACTAACGGTCAAGGAATTTCCGTAAGTAATGCCTTCCCCGATGTAACCTTAGATTCTGCCGAAAGATTACAAGAAGCAGTAGCTCAGGCTAAAGCCGAGGGTAGAGATTTTACCGCGGCCATGACTTTCCCGGGAGGTACCCATGATTTATGGATGCGTTACTGGTTAGCGGCTAACGGTGTAAACCCTGATGGCGATGCTTCCGTTGTACCCGTCCCCCCCCCGCAGATGGTAGCAAACATGAGAACCAATACCATGGACACTTTTTGTGTGGGAGAGCCTTGGAATGCTCAGTTAGTGGGGCAAGGGGAAGGTTATTCCGCATTGGTAACAGGGGAGTTATGGAATAATCACCCCGAAAAAGCCTTTGCCATGCGTAAAGATTGGGTAGATCAACACCCCAAAGCCGCCCGTGCTTTATTAATGGCAGTTTTAGAAGCGCAACAATGGTGCGATCGCCCCGAAAACGTAGAAGAAATGTGTCAGATAGTATCTCAAAATAAATGGTTCAGAGTACCCTACGAAGACATCGTCGAAAGATCGAAAGGTAACATCGATTTTGGTACAGGGAGAGTAGAAGAAAACTTTGAATATGCCATGAAATTCTGGCGCGACAACGCTTCCTATCCCTATAAAAGTCATGACCTATGGTTTTTAACCGAAAATATCCGTTGGGGCTACATTCCTCAAGATACCGACACCCAAGCCCTCGTCGAGCAAGTAAATAGAGAAGACTTGTGGAGAGAGGCCGCCGAGGCGATCGGTACTCCAGCAGATCAAATTCCCACCGAAACATCAAGGGGAGTAGAAACCTTTTTTGATGGTACCACCTTTGACCCCGAAAACCCCCAAGCCTATTTAGATAGTCTCGAATTCAAGAGCATTTAA
- a CDS encoding DUF2752 domain-containing protein, producing MFRFTTTSISSRGVYGRSLLFLILSSVIVGSYLLNITETESPFSCIILAFTGIPCPGCGLTRSFLAMAGGNIWESFYYHLFGPLLFIIFLVYSLHLFLEIITKKKVKATYLKLAQNKKLQYLILFLILVYYLSKLIFLHSTGELTESFLSSPLANLIYQR from the coding sequence ATGTTTCGTTTTACCACAACTTCCATATCTTCTCGAGGTGTGTATGGGCGATCGCTCTTATTTCTGATTTTAAGCTCTGTTATTGTGGGTTCATATCTACTCAATATTACAGAAACAGAATCCCCTTTTTCTTGCATAATCTTAGCTTTTACGGGTATCCCTTGCCCCGGATGTGGACTAACTAGATCGTTTTTAGCCATGGCCGGTGGTAATATTTGGGAATCATTTTATTATCATTTATTTGGTCCTTTATTATTTATTATTTTTCTTGTTTATTCGCTTCATTTATTTTTAGAAATAATTACTAAAAAAAAGGTTAAAGCAACGTATCTAAAATTAGCACAAAACAAAAAGTTACAATACTTGATTTTATTTTTAATTTTGGTTTATTATTTGAGTAAACTTATTTTTCTTCATAGTACAGGGGAGTTAACAGAAAGTTTTTTATCTTCCCCTTTAGCAAACCTTATTTATCAACGGTAA
- a CDS encoding TM2 domain-containing protein, with product MSEFNASEVQSKKMAAGICGILLGSFGIHKFILGYNQEGIILLLVSLLTCGFGAAITGIIGIVEGVIYLMKTDEEFYNMYLNGKQPWF from the coding sequence ATGAGCGAATTTAATGCTTCAGAAGTTCAAAGTAAAAAAATGGCGGCGGGTATTTGTGGAATTTTGCTAGGTTCTTTCGGTATCCACAAATTCATTCTTGGTTACAATCAAGAGGGAATTATATTACTTTTAGTTAGTCTGCTCACCTGTGGATTTGGTGCCGCCATCACGGGTATTATTGGCATTGTGGAGGGGGTAATTTATTTGATGAAAACAGATGAGGAATTTTATAATATGTACCTCAATGGTAAACAACCTTGGTTTTAA